One Buteo buteo chromosome 32, bButBut1.hap1.1, whole genome shotgun sequence DNA segment encodes these proteins:
- the LOC142026283 gene encoding C-type lectin domain family 12 member B-like isoform X1, which translates to MLQGQGPAMALTTVYAKPDVPPHSAPGGCRKLPGPWWYWVLLGAGWFGTAVLAGIVLWLLQQHGGNGPILSQGSYSWETCPTNTSRANISECGCPLRCFRLQLRQRLCEQGSRHATGTSVCRLCPAGWQPFAAKCYWVSTKTGAWEVAAENCSHQQSQLVTLKSVEEKAFVRDMIGNTSRAWMGLSINQTRGKNWTWEDGSPLQEAL; encoded by the exons ATGCTGCAAGGACAGGGACCGGCCATGGCATTGACCACTGTCTACGCCAAGCCAGATGTGCCACCGCACTCAGCTCCCGGCGGCTGCAGGAAACTTCCCG GTCCTTGGTGGtactgggtgctgctgggagctggatGGTTTGGGACCGCAGTCCTGGCAGGCAttgtgctgtggctgctgcagcaacaCG GTGGAAATGGCCCCATCCTGAGCCAGGGCTCGTACTCCTGGGAAACTTGCCCGACCAATACCAGCCGAGCGAACATCTCGGAGTGCGGATGCCCCCTGAGGTGCTTCAGGCTGCAGCTGAGACAACGGCTGTGTGAGCAAGGAAGCCGCCATGCAACAG GCACCTCGGTTTGCCGGCTGTGTCCCGCAGGCTGGCAGCCATTCGCAGCCAAGTGCTACTGGGTTTCCACGAAAACCGGAGCCTGGGAGGTGGCGGCAGAAAACTGTTCACACCAGCAATCTCAGCTGGTCACGCTGAAGAGCGTGGAGGAGAAG GCTTTTGTCAGGGACATGATCGGAAACACCTCCAGAGCCTGGATGGGGCTGAGCATCAACCAGACGAGAGGGAAAAATTGGACATGGGAGGATGGATCCCCTTTACAGGAAGCTTTGTGA
- the LOC142026283 gene encoding C-type lectin domain family 12 member B-like isoform X2, translating to MGPFAGPWWYWVLLGAGWFGTAVLAGIVLWLLQQHGGNGPILSQGSYSWETCPTNTSRANISECGCPLRCFRLQLRQRLCEQGSRHATGTSVCRLCPAGWQPFAAKCYWVSTKTGAWEVAAENCSHQQSQLVTLKSVEEKAFVRDMIGNTSRAWMGLSINQTRGKNWTWEDGSPLQEAL from the exons ATGGGTCCTTTTGCAGGTCCTTGGTGGtactgggtgctgctgggagctggatGGTTTGGGACCGCAGTCCTGGCAGGCAttgtgctgtggctgctgcagcaacaCG GTGGAAATGGCCCCATCCTGAGCCAGGGCTCGTACTCCTGGGAAACTTGCCCGACCAATACCAGCCGAGCGAACATCTCGGAGTGCGGATGCCCCCTGAGGTGCTTCAGGCTGCAGCTGAGACAACGGCTGTGTGAGCAAGGAAGCCGCCATGCAACAG GCACCTCGGTTTGCCGGCTGTGTCCCGCAGGCTGGCAGCCATTCGCAGCCAAGTGCTACTGGGTTTCCACGAAAACCGGAGCCTGGGAGGTGGCGGCAGAAAACTGTTCACACCAGCAATCTCAGCTGGTCACGCTGAAGAGCGTGGAGGAGAAG GCTTTTGTCAGGGACATGATCGGAAACACCTCCAGAGCCTGGATGGGGCTGAGCATCAACCAGACGAGAGGGAAAAATTGGACATGGGAGGATGGATCCCCTTTACAGGAAGCTTTGTGA